In Fluviicola sp., the sequence CCAGCCGTCATTTCCGAAATTCAAACTCACGGACGCCGCATTTTTATTCGACTCAATGATCGTTGAATAGACCTTCTTCTGGGAATAATCATTCAGGTTAACTGTCCAGATATCTATTCCGGATTTACAATAATCAACTCCTTTGTAATCACTCAACGAAAGCGGCGGAGCATCCCTGTCTTTAAACGAAGTCTTGCTGATACTGAAAAGCAATTCCTGTTTTGCGTTCGTCCCGATACATTTAAAATCGAAGAAATCCAGGACCTCCTTTTTTTTCCCGTAAGCCGGATTAAACACATCGATCAGCAGGTACTCGTAAGAAACCGAATAATCTTCCAGGTTTACAATACTTAATCTCATATAGGTGTTAATTCCTTTCGGCTTGAATTTCCCCGGATGTGTATTGACGGAAATCGCAAAATAGGTTTGGTACAGGATTATTTTCCCTTTAACTGAAGTAATAATTCCAGCATCCACGTGGTTCGAATTATTGGAATACTGATCCCAAACGCTTTTCACTACGTGTTCTTGTTTTTCCAGCGGAATGGCTCTGTATTCGTTTTTCCGGTCCGGGAACATGCGCTCCACGTGAATGATATTGTCTGCAAGTGTATACCGCACATTGTTTACCAGGTCGAATGCGCTGCAGCCACTTGACCGCTGTTCCAAGGGAACTTCCTGCTCAATGATTTCCTGTGTCAGCAAGTTTTGTACTACTCCCTGCTTATCGAACTTAAAACGATAATTCCCTTTGGTCAGCTGGAAAGATCCGTCCTCAAAAATATACCCGCCCGTTTCGTAAGGATTGATGTCGCGGAAAAGCTGGGTCTGCTCTACCCAATTATCGGATTGTGCGTGCAGCATCGAACAAAAAACCAGGAAGAAAAAGGAGAGTCGCATGAATGGGAATTTAGTTTATCAAATATACTGTTTCGAAATCATCATTAAAAGAGTTAACGAGCGTCTTGCAGCAGAAGTTTGTTTGCTTCCGCAATTTCTTCCTGGAAATCTTCATCCGATCATTTTGAGAATTCCGAATGCTTTCCATCGTGAAATTAGTTAGTACCTTTGCAAAAAAATTGCCATGGCAGATATCAAAGTAACGATTATTGACCGCGAGGGAGTTGAACATGTGTTGGAAGCTCCTACAGACATGAACATGAACATCATGGAACTTTGTAAAGCTTACGAACTTCCCGTGAAAGGCGAATGCGGTGGAATGGCGATGTGTGCGACTTGTCAATGTTACCTGGAATCCGATACTGCACTGGAAGAACAAAGCGATGCCGAACTGGACATGCTGGACCAGGCGTTTTACGTGAAACCGAACAGCCGTTTGGGATGCCAGATTCCTATTTCGGAAGAAATCGACGGGATTGTATTGCGGTTAGCGCCGGAGACAGAATAATCTTTGATAATTCCTAATTATGAATGCCGAATTACGAATTAAAATTGGGCATTCGGAATTTGGAATTCATAATTAAATGGTAATTGTCAACCCGGTTCCGAAACTGAAAATTCCCAGCTGTCTTCTAAGATTTACTTTCGACCACACTTCCCTTCCGGAGAACCAGTATTCCGATTCATCCATGCGGCGGAATTTCTTTTTATTGAATTGAAAAGCATATTGATAGCGGAAACCAATGTGGAACAAAACGCGCTTGCTGATCGGGTAGTTCATCCGGAAGCCGTACATAAAAACGAGCCCGCGGAATTCTTCCGCCCGGGAATCCAGTAATTTTTCCTTGACCTGATCAGTCTGATCCGGTTGTTGTGCATTGAGTAATTGAATGTCCGGATTCCTGTCCGGCAATTGGATCAACGAATACCCGATCCCGATTTCACTGGCGAAACCACAGGGAATGCGGCTGTCATTCAGCGCCACCAATACTTTCGGCATAAACACCGTTTCGCGGATGGGAAGATAAGCTACTTTCGCCGGCAAATATTCCGTAATCATATTTCCGCTGGAATCTTTGTAGTTCCGGGTAATCTCATCGATTGACTGCAGGTTCACCCGGTAAAAACGCTGAGAGAACTCAATCCCGAAACCAACCGGTTCGGTAATGGCCACATTCAAACTGGCCCGGTATCCAACGTCAAGCAGGTTGTAAGAACTGTTCAAGGTTCCGTTTTTGGAAACATATCCCTTTCGTTCTCCGAAAATGTTTTGAAGTAATGGAATTTGTCCCTGGCCATCCAGTTCCAGGAAGATCCGGCGGCCATAATAACCCACTTCCTGTGCTCTCGAAAGGAACGCACACAGCAACAAACAACAAAGAAGCGCTTTTTTAATACTCATTCTTTGCCTGTTTTAATTGGTGAAACATGCCGTTCAGGCGCGAACCGATACTGTGTTTGGAAGCCGGCTCATTGACATAATACGATCTGTCGAGTACCAATTCCCCGGTTTTCAGGTCCAGTACATAGAATTGCCAGTCGGAATAATGCCCGGAAAGAATGGCTATCGGGAAGTAAACCAGGCCCACCGGAAGCAATACCGTAAACAATGCCACATTACCGAAATTCAGGTCCGGAGCATAGGTGTGCTGGTATTCCATAAACACTAATTTCCCGGTTTTAAACGTCGAATTGATCCGGTTGAGGTCCGGAACATCCAATACGAAATAATCATTCTCGTGATCATTGATTGCCCGTGTCAAACTGCGCTGAATCAGGGAATAATTGTTCCAGTCGTCTGCACTCAGGCTTTCCAGTTGATTCAAGCTCAGACTTTTTACGTGAATATTCAGATCTTCCGCATTGGCAGCGATTTCCCGGGAAACCAATTCTCTTGTTCGAAATGTTTTAAAAACATCTATTTCAGACCTCGTTGTTTCAAAAATAGCCGGCTGGAAGATCAGCATGGAATCCATTTTCAAATGGGCTTCATTGTCGTATTTGAAATATTCCACGTCTTCCTGTTCGGCATCGGTCATGAGGTTGAAATCGTCTTTGTCCTTATCCAGCATGCCTTTTTTGAGAAGCGTTTGTTTGAACTTTTTCAGGAAACTGCTGTCGCGAATGATATCTGAAATTCCATACATGTAAAATTTCGTGGAATCAATTCCGAAATCTTCCGTCACCCCTTTCGACTGGTTTTCAATCACTGTATACTTATCCCATTCTACCGTATGCAATTTCGATTTGGACGAAGTATCCTGCTTCAGGTTCTTCAGGTAAGTCAGGGTTTCCTTAAAATTTCTAGACGAAAACTTTTCAGGTTCAAAATCATCGCTTTTTACCAATAACTGGATCGCTGTTTCGTAGCACTTTTTGGCAACTGCATTGGTAGTATCCGAATGATAAACATCGTAAATCACCCGCAATCCCATAGCCAGTTTTCCCGTTTTCGGAAGTACCGTAATGAATTGGTTCAGGATCGATATTTGCCCTTCATAATAACGCTGCTTTTTACGGTTTAACGTAGAAAATACGGAATAAGAGAAGGTTTCCTTTTTAACGGTCAGTTTCATGATATCGAGCCAGGCCTGCGACTTATAATTTTTCAGGAAAGTAGATTCCGGGTATTTCTTTTCTAAAATGTAAATGGCATAAAGTGCTTCGACCGGTTCATCCGCGTACACTTTATTAAGCACATACTCAAACCGGGCCACATCGCGGATATGGAAAAACTGCAGACTGTCTTTGTACAGCATTCCGGTTTCCCATTCTTTGAACTTCCCGATCTGATCCGTAACCTGTTCTTTCCGTTTTGCCAGGTTCGGGTGCGACATCAGGTAATCGTTGTACTTAAACTTAGCCGAGATCTCATTCCGTTTAAAATCGAAATAGATCTCCGGAACATACATTTCAGTTGTATTGAAATACGTTCTATCCAGTTTCAGTTCTTCAAACGGCAAGTAAGAATACAGTAAAACGTCAAATGTTTTGTTGATTTCTCCCGGTTTATAACCGGCATCGTGAACCATTTTAACCGCTTTGCGGTCAGCTTCCAGTTCATTTTCCCTGGAATAATTGCTTAAAAAGCGGGCTCTTTCGTTGTAAGAATAGAATTTCTCTTTGGTCGCGTATTCGAACAGATCGAGTACGTGATGTTCCTGGTAATGGATAATCTCATGCGATAAAACGAAAGCCAGTTGGGCCTCCGAAGTCAATTGAGCAATGAGCCCGGTGGTTACAAATACAATTCCCTGGCGGGTCGAAAAAGCGTTTGCCTCGGTAGAATTGTAGACGTAAAAACGCAGTTTTCCCCGCAGGTCTGTTTCACCCGCAATTAAGCGGTCACCCAATTCCTGGAGGTAGTTGCTGATTGTATCGCCGAAAGTCACATTTCCGGAATGCAGAATCTCATCAATGGAATAGTTGATTTGCTCTACAAAAAACTCTCTTTTTTGACCGTTTAATGATTTGAGGTCTTCCCGGTTATCCTGCCTGATCTTGGTGAGCGTGGAAGTGGAAAAGTCTTTGGGAACGCGTCCTTT encodes:
- a CDS encoding 2Fe-2S iron-sulfur cluster-binding protein — its product is MADIKVTIIDREGVEHVLEAPTDMNMNIMELCKAYELPVKGECGGMAMCATCQCYLESDTALEEQSDAELDMLDQAFYVKPNSRLGCQIPISEEIDGIVLRLAPETE
- a CDS encoding M48 family metalloprotease; the encoded protein is MTGKGTNLLLCALMVFFQSAGQADFDHYQPLRSKGRVPKDFSTSTLTKIRQDNREDLKSLNGQKREFFVEQINYSIDEILHSGNVTFGDTISNYLQELGDRLIAGETDLRGKLRFYVYNSTEANAFSTRQGIVFVTTGLIAQLTSEAQLAFVLSHEIIHYQEHHVLDLFEYATKEKFYSYNERARFLSNYSRENELEADRKAVKMVHDAGYKPGEINKTFDVLLYSYLPFEELKLDRTYFNTTEMYVPEIYFDFKRNEISAKFKYNDYLMSHPNLAKRKEQVTDQIGKFKEWETGMLYKDSLQFFHIRDVARFEYVLNKVYADEPVEALYAIYILEKKYPESTFLKNYKSQAWLDIMKLTVKKETFSYSVFSTLNRKKQRYYEGQISILNQFITVLPKTGKLAMGLRVIYDVYHSDTTNAVAKKCYETAIQLLVKSDDFEPEKFSSRNFKETLTYLKNLKQDTSSKSKLHTVEWDKYTVIENQSKGVTEDFGIDSTKFYMYGISDIIRDSSFLKKFKQTLLKKGMLDKDKDDFNLMTDAEQEDVEYFKYDNEAHLKMDSMLIFQPAIFETTRSEIDVFKTFRTRELVSREIAANAEDLNIHVKSLSLNQLESLSADDWNNYSLIQRSLTRAINDHENDYFVLDVPDLNRINSTFKTGKLVFMEYQHTYAPDLNFGNVALFTVLLPVGLVYFPIAILSGHYSDWQFYVLDLKTGELVLDRSYYVNEPASKHSIGSRLNGMFHQLKQAKNEY